A single Saccharolobus shibatae B12 DNA region contains:
- a CDS encoding AbrB/MazE/SpoVT family DNA-binding domain-containing protein, whose protein sequence is METKVKVGKKLTIHIPKGIAEELNIKEGDILTLKAKDNEIILEVNNPVLLSIKGKKFAKISPDEVEKISEEGQGKYEDSD, encoded by the coding sequence ATGGAGACTAAAGTAAAGGTAGGAAAGAAGTTAACAATTCACATACCTAAGGGTATTGCTGAAGAACTTAACATTAAAGAGGGCGATATATTAACTCTAAAGGCTAAGGATAATGAGATAATTTTAGAGGTTAATAACCCAGTTTTGCTATCAATAAAAGGTAAGAAGTTTGCTAAAATTTCTCCAGATGAGGTAGAAAAGATAAGTGAGGAGGGGCAAGGAAAGTACGAGGATTCTGATTGA